Sequence from the Pseudomonas sp. 7SR1 genome:
GCACCCCCCGGGCGATCAATGAAGACATTCTCGATCAGGGCTACACGGTGGAAGGCACCGAGTTGATCAACCACCTCAGCGTGCAGAGCAGCCATGCCGAAAAGATGCGCGCCGACCCCAAGGCCGTGTATTTCCAGCTGGGCTCCAAGGTGTGCACCAATCCGGGCTTTCGCAAGCTGATGGCCAAGGGCGCCACCATGCGCTACGAGTTTACCGAGGTCAAAACCAACCGCCCGGTCGCGACCGAACGCTTCCAGGAGTCGGATTGCCCAAAACCGGCCAAGACCAAGAAGT
This genomic interval carries:
- a CDS encoding quorum-sensing-regulated virulence factor family protein, coding for MLRLTVPTVAVLLATSFSAQAASLKELELNKMLQNVARESSVGTPRAINEDILDQGYTVEGTELINHLSVQSSHAEKMRADPKAVYFQLGSKVCTNPGFRKLMAKGATMRYEFTEVKTNRPVATERFQESDCPKPAKTKK